In a single window of the Sorangium aterium genome:
- a CDS encoding response regulator, whose translation MLVDTLGGRTVRRNAEVRTRSSAPNSRAKLVVVVDDEPNIQEVVSMILESEGGYEVRCASNGEEALALLDQIAPPDLLVVDIMMPVMDGWGLITALRHNEKTARIPVIVSSASSKHDATSLGVAKVLPKPIDYDAFLAAVDELTRSRERQILDAE comes from the coding sequence ATGCTGGTCGATACGCTCGGAGGTCGGACGGTGCGGCGCAACGCGGAAGTACGAACACGATCGAGCGCGCCGAACAGCCGCGCCAAGCTCGTGGTCGTCGTGGACGACGAGCCCAACATCCAGGAGGTCGTGAGCATGATCCTGGAGAGCGAGGGCGGCTACGAGGTGCGCTGCGCCTCGAACGGCGAGGAGGCGCTGGCGCTGCTCGACCAGATCGCGCCGCCGGATCTGCTCGTCGTCGACATCATGATGCCGGTGATGGACGGCTGGGGCCTGATCACGGCGCTCCGGCACAACGAGAAGACGGCCCGTATACCAGTCATTGTTTCATCCGCGTCTTCAAAACATGACGCGACGAGCCTCGGTGTCGCTAAAGTGCTGCCCAAGCCGATCGACTACGACGCCTTCCTCGCCGCGGTCGACGAGCTCACGCGCTCCAGAGAGCGCCAGATCCTCGACGCCGAGTAG